The genomic stretch ACGCGATAGGGGAACAGCAGCAGCCCCCCGACCTGGGCCTGCAGGCCCGTCGGCGTAAGGATACCGGCCAGCAGGATCAGCGGCGGGGCGATCTTTTCCAGCCGCAGGCCGGGCAGTTGCCTCGGCAGCATGCGGGTAAGGATCGGCGGGCGCGCACCGGCTGCGGGAGCGCTGGTCATCCCGTGATCTTCCTGCCTGGCGTGGGAGCGTGCGCGGGATCAGCGTGCGAACAGCGCATCATATGCCGCAAGCAGTTTCGGGCGCTCATGCTCCCAGGAGAGTTGGTCATGGACGCGCTGGAGGCCGGATGCGCCCATCTGCGCCCGTCGATCGGGATCGTCGAGCAGCGCCACGATGTTCGCGGCGAAATCCAGCGAATCGTTGGCGCGCGCGTACAGCGACGCGTCCTGCGCCGAAAACCGCCCCTCGGTCACGTCGAACTGAACGATCGGCTTTCCCAGCGCCATATATTCCATGATCTTGTTCATGGTGCTGAGGTCGTTCATCGCATCGACTCGGTCCGGATTGACGCAGACATCGGCGGTATTGAGCATCGCCATCATCAGTTCGTCGGGCGCGCGGCCGGTGAAGGTGAAGATGTCGCTCACTCCGCGCTCCGCGGCATAGGCTTTGATCGCCTCGAGTTCGGGGCCCCCGCCGACGATGCCATAATGGATGTCGTCGCGCCCCTGGCTGCGGATCAAGGCGGCGGCATCGACCAGCAGGTCGAGCCCCTCCTGCCGCCCGATCACGCCGACATATCCGATCAGATAGCGGCGCCCCTGCTTGAGCTCCGGCTGCGCCGGACCAGGATGGATCTTCGCCAGATTCGGGCCCGAACGCACGACGAACACCCGATCGGGCCGCATCTTGCCGCGCTCGATCGCTATCCGCCGATAGCTCTCATTGGTGGCGATCGAGACCGAGGCGAGCGCGAACGTCATCCGTTCGGCAAGCACCATCGCGCGATATTGCAGGCCCCGCTTGGCGAATTTGGTCTCGAACAATTCGGGACAGAGATCGTGATGGTCGAACAGAAAGCGCTTGCCGAGCGGTCGGAAGAGCATCGCGACCAGGAAGATCAGGTCGGGCGGATTGCATGCGTGAATCACGTCGAAGCCGCGCGTGAACAACACGCGCAGCGTCAGCGTCAACTCGCTCCAGAGCGCGGCGCCATATTCGCGAATATAGCCGGCGAGCCCGTTTCCCTCGGCCGGAAGGTCGTGGCGGTAGACATGGATGCCGGAAACCAGCTCATATCCTTTCGGATAGTCCATGCCCGTCGGGCAGATCACGCTCACTTCATAGCCGGCGTCGCGCAACGTTGTCGCTTCCAGCCAGACCCGCCGGTCGAACGGCACCGGGAGGTTTTCGACGATGATCAGAACCCGGCGCGGGCGCGCGCGCGCGCCCGGCCGCGCTGCGCCTCTTGCCGGTGCAGCCTCGGTCGGGCCGGGAGCGGGCGCCAAGGGATGCTCGCCGTCGACCCGGGGAAGGGACGCGGTGTGGTTCATGGGATGACGTTGACCGAAACCACCGGCACGTCGCGCAGCGGCAGCGCGTGCGCATCGCCGCGCGCGTCGAGGATC from Sphingomonas hengshuiensis encodes the following:
- a CDS encoding glycosyltransferase family 4 protein, which gives rise to MNHTASLPRVDGEHPLAPAPGPTEAAPARGAARPGARARPRRVLIIVENLPVPFDRRVWLEATTLRDAGYEVSVICPTGMDYPKGYELVSGIHVYRHDLPAEGNGLAGYIREYGAALWSELTLTLRVLFTRGFDVIHACNPPDLIFLVAMLFRPLGKRFLFDHHDLCPELFETKFAKRGLQYRAMVLAERMTFALASVSIATNESYRRIAIERGKMRPDRVFVVRSGPNLAKIHPGPAQPELKQGRRYLIGYVGVIGRQEGLDLLVDAAALIRSQGRDDIHYGIVGGGPELEAIKAYAAERGVSDIFTFTGRAPDELMMAMLNTADVCVNPDRVDAMNDLSTMNKIMEYMALGKPIVQFDVTEGRFSAQDASLYARANDSLDFAANIVALLDDPDRRAQMGASGLQRVHDQLSWEHERPKLLAAYDALFAR